One window of Desulfobacca acetoxidans DSM 11109 genomic DNA carries:
- a CDS encoding TIGR00282 family metallophosphoesterase, with product MKIFFIGDIMGSPGRKAVAGLLHKVVDKHQIDLVIANVENASGGIGVTPEVAEQLFQMGIDIMTSGNHIWKHKEIMPYLDANDRILRPANYPEGAPGQGLTVIETAVGESVAVLNLEGRIFMNPLDCPFRTADRELASLPSTIKIILVDMHAEATSEKLALAWYLDGRASAVIGTHTHVQTADERILPGGLGYLTDAGMTGPADGVIGMDRQVIIHRFLTHLPQRFKVASHNLQLQGVVLDIAATGQCQELRRIQMALK from the coding sequence ATGAAAATTTTTTTTATTGGAGACATCATGGGATCGCCCGGCCGCAAGGCGGTTGCGGGACTGCTCCATAAGGTAGTAGATAAACATCAGATCGATCTGGTCATTGCCAACGTCGAAAACGCCTCCGGTGGCATCGGCGTCACCCCGGAAGTAGCGGAACAGCTTTTCCAGATGGGTATTGACATTATGACCTCCGGCAACCATATCTGGAAGCACAAAGAGATAATGCCCTATCTGGATGCCAATGACCGCATCTTGCGGCCGGCCAACTATCCTGAGGGTGCCCCGGGCCAGGGCCTTACGGTCATTGAGACCGCAGTCGGAGAATCGGTCGCGGTTTTAAATCTTGAGGGTCGGATTTTTATGAATCCGCTGGATTGCCCCTTCCGGACTGCCGATCGAGAATTAGCTTCCCTTCCTTCCACGATAAAAATCATCCTGGTGGACATGCATGCCGAAGCCACCAGCGAAAAACTGGCGCTCGCATGGTATCTGGACGGCCGAGCCAGTGCCGTCATCGGCACTCATACGCACGTCCAAACCGCAGATGAGCGTATTTTACCCGGTGGTTTAGGCTACCTTACCGATGCCGGCATGACCGGTCCTGCCGATGGCGTCATCGGTATGGACCGACAGGTGATCATTCACCGCTTTCTCACTCACCTGCCGCAGAGATTCAAGGTTGCCAGCCACAACCTGCAACTACAGGGGGTAGTCCTCGATATTGCCGCCACCGGGCAATGCCAGGAGTTGAGACGCATTCAGATGGCGCTGAAGTAA